In one window of Candidatus Sulfuricurvum sp. RIFRC-1 DNA:
- a CDS encoding flagellar hook capping FlgD N-terminal domain-containing protein, with product MAIDAYGNTLGAASTTTTASTSTTNPNSVLGKDDFLKLLLLELKYQDPTAPMDSEKILSQTSQLAALEASENTNKALSELATSLSSSLQYSGIAAIGKIADTGSNAIVLSKGEDVDFELYFPDDVSTGTVNILDKNGNKLRAMNIGATDAGIAKYTWDGTNDSGLTLDEGVYYVESEYTKTDGTTATARVGLYPIESIKFDSGKTYAKLGSSYIDFSTIKEVTGN from the coding sequence ATGGCTATCGACGCATACGGCAACACGCTAGGTGCTGCTTCAACAACAACGACCGCTTCTACAAGTACAACAAACCCTAACAGCGTTTTAGGAAAAGACGATTTTCTAAAGTTGCTCCTTTTGGAACTCAAATATCAAGATCCAACCGCACCAATGGACAGTGAGAAAATTTTGTCTCAAACTTCTCAACTCGCGGCACTTGAAGCATCTGAAAATACCAATAAAGCTCTTTCAGAGCTTGCCACTTCATTGAGCTCCTCTCTACAATACTCTGGTATTGCTGCAATCGGCAAAATCGCTGATACGGGGAGCAATGCTATCGTTTTGAGCAAAGGGGAGGATGTTGATTTTGAACTCTATTTCCCGGATGATGTCAGCACCGGCACTGTCAATATTTTAGACAAAAACGGTAATAAACTCCGCGCAATGAATATCGGAGCAACCGATGCAGGTATCGCTAAATACACCTGGGACGGAACCAATGACAGCGGCCTTACTCTCGATGAAGGAGTCTATTATGTCGAATCTGAATACACTAAAACAGATGGTACCACCGCTACGGCACGAGTAGGTTTATATCCAATCGAATCGATCAAATTTGACAGCGGTAAAACCTATGCCAAACTCGGATCAAGCTATATAGACTTTAGCACGATCAAAGAAGTGACAGGTAATTAA
- the typA gene encoding translational GTPase TypA, whose product MQKIRNIAVIAHVDHGKTTLVDGLLKQSGTYGSHEQVNERAMDSNALEKERGITILSKNTAVRYGDHKINIIDTPGHADFGGEVERVLKMVDGALILVDAYEGVMPQTKFVVKKMLALGIKPIVVINKIDKPSADPERVVDEVFDLFVAMDATEDQLDFPIVYAAARDGIAKMDMSEPDGDFKCLFDTILDKVPEPTGDAENSTQLQVFTLDYDNYVGKIGIARIFNGKIAKGDNILLAKADGEMVKGKISKLIGFLGLNRMEIQEAEAGDIVAVAGIETVDVGDTICDPANPMPLDPMHIEEPTLTVVFSVNDSPLAGQEGKHVTANKIRERLDSEMNTNVAMRYETVGEGKFIVSGRGELQITILAENMRREGFEFGIGRPEVIVKEIEGVKCEPFEHLVVDLPADNAGTIIERLGRRKAEMKAMVPMGEGFTRVEFEIPARGLIGFRGQFLTDTKGEGVMNHSFLEFRPYTGNVESRQYGALISMEDGVALAYSLFNLQDRGVLFTAPQTKVYKGMIIGEHSRSNDLDVNPIKGKAQSNVRSSGADEAIKLVPPRDMNLERALEWIEDDELLEVTPISIRIRKRWLDPSDRKRYGAKK is encoded by the coding sequence ATGCAAAAAATTCGTAATATCGCCGTAATCGCGCACGTTGACCACGGTAAAACGACTCTAGTTGACGGATTGCTCAAGCAATCTGGTACATATGGAAGCCACGAACAAGTGAATGAAAGAGCGATGGACTCTAACGCCCTTGAAAAAGAGCGCGGGATCACCATTCTCTCTAAAAACACTGCGGTTCGCTACGGCGATCACAAGATTAACATTATCGACACTCCGGGCCACGCCGACTTCGGCGGTGAGGTTGAGCGTGTTTTGAAAATGGTTGACGGAGCGTTGATTCTCGTCGATGCGTATGAGGGTGTTATGCCTCAAACGAAATTCGTTGTTAAGAAAATGCTTGCCCTTGGGATCAAGCCAATCGTTGTTATCAACAAAATCGATAAACCATCCGCTGACCCTGAGCGTGTAGTAGATGAAGTATTCGACCTCTTCGTAGCGATGGATGCGACGGAAGATCAACTCGATTTCCCGATCGTTTATGCTGCGGCGCGTGATGGTATCGCGAAAATGGACATGTCTGAGCCTGATGGCGATTTCAAATGTTTGTTTGATACGATCTTGGACAAAGTACCTGAGCCTACCGGTGATGCAGAAAACTCGACTCAGTTGCAAGTTTTCACCCTTGACTACGATAACTATGTCGGTAAAATCGGTATTGCCCGTATCTTCAACGGTAAAATTGCAAAAGGGGATAACATCCTCCTTGCAAAAGCTGACGGTGAAATGGTCAAAGGTAAAATTTCTAAATTGATCGGATTCCTCGGATTGAACCGTATGGAAATCCAAGAAGCGGAAGCGGGTGATATCGTTGCCGTTGCCGGTATCGAAACGGTAGATGTTGGGGATACTATCTGTGATCCAGCAAACCCTATGCCACTTGACCCTATGCACATTGAAGAGCCTACATTGACCGTTGTTTTCTCGGTTAATGATTCTCCACTTGCAGGTCAAGAGGGTAAACACGTTACCGCAAACAAAATCCGTGAGCGTCTTGATTCTGAGATGAACACCAACGTAGCGATGCGTTACGAAACGGTTGGAGAAGGTAAATTTATCGTTTCCGGTCGTGGTGAGCTTCAAATCACGATTCTTGCTGAAAATATGCGTCGTGAAGGATTTGAGTTCGGTATCGGACGTCCTGAAGTTATCGTAAAAGAGATCGAAGGGGTCAAATGTGAACCGTTCGAGCACCTTGTTGTTGACCTTCCGGCAGACAATGCAGGTACGATCATCGAGCGTCTTGGCCGCCGTAAAGCGGAAATGAAAGCGATGGTACCGATGGGTGAGGGCTTTACCCGCGTAGAGTTCGAAATTCCTGCACGTGGTTTGATCGGTTTCCGTGGTCAATTTTTGACGGATACCAAAGGTGAGGGTGTAATGAATCACTCGTTCCTTGAATTCCGTCCTTATACCGGTAACGTTGAGAGCCGCCAGTACGGAGCATTGATCTCTATGGAAGACGGTGTTGCGTTGGCGTACTCATTGTTCAACCTTCAAGATCGCGGTGTTCTTTTCACAGCGCCTCAAACGAAAGTGTACAAAGGTATGATCATCGGTGAGCACAGTCGTTCAAACGACCTTGACGTTAACCCGATCAAAGGTAAAGCACAATCAAACGTACGTTCATCAGGTGCAGACGAAGCGATCAAACTCGTTCCACCACGTGATATGAACCTTGAGCGTGCACTAGAGTGGATCGAAGACGATGAACTTCTCGAAGTTACTCCGATTAGTATCCGTATCCGTAAACGTTGGTTGGATCCTAGTGATCGTAAACGTTACGGAGCTAAGAAGTAA
- a CDS encoding deoxyguanosinetriphosphate triphosphohydrolase yields MLPNQRFYSISDDFRSPYARDRDRIIHSGSFRRLEYKTQVFLNSQGDFFRTRLTHSIEVSQIARSIASHLGLEESLAESIALSHDLGHTPFGHIGGDTLDVCLRERGFKCGFEHNFQSFRVVTKLEQRYKAFLGLNLTYATLEGILKHSYPYNKPFLPNEIRESFALDTHPSIEAMIVDRADEIAYISHDIDDGVASGLISFETLRSSELIQTILEKVYDEGIHEDEDEMFRYRFSSHLINHLVYSLLEYSRDKIDNTRVLASVIPASEPIVIGFEPELETQIKKLKKLLYQELYQHKHIMRKMFAGKQAIIGLFNALMEEPKMLPRYYLEQCDRRNPHRVISDYIASMSDRYAMELYNELYGREG; encoded by the coding sequence GTGCTCCCAAATCAACGTTTTTACTCCATCAGTGACGATTTTCGCTCCCCTTATGCCCGTGATCGCGATCGTATTATCCATTCAGGGAGTTTTCGACGACTTGAGTACAAAACACAGGTCTTTTTGAACTCTCAGGGGGATTTTTTTCGTACCCGTCTCACCCACAGCATCGAAGTGAGCCAAATTGCCCGCTCTATCGCATCGCATTTAGGGCTGGAGGAATCGCTCGCTGAGAGTATTGCTCTCTCGCATGATTTGGGACATACCCCTTTCGGACACATCGGCGGAGATACTCTCGATGTGTGTTTACGCGAACGTGGATTTAAGTGTGGATTTGAGCACAATTTCCAGAGCTTTCGGGTCGTAACCAAACTCGAACAGCGCTATAAAGCATTTTTAGGCCTCAACCTCACCTACGCGACATTGGAGGGGATTTTAAAACACTCCTACCCTTATAACAAACCATTTTTGCCCAATGAAATCAGGGAATCCTTTGCTCTCGACACCCACCCCAGCATCGAAGCAATGATTGTCGACCGTGCCGATGAAATCGCTTACATCAGTCACGATATCGATGATGGAGTCGCATCAGGACTTATCAGCTTTGAAACCCTGCGTTCCAGCGAACTGATACAAACCATTTTAGAAAAAGTATACGATGAAGGTATCCACGAAGACGAGGACGAAATGTTCCGCTACCGTTTCAGCTCCCATCTTATCAACCATTTAGTCTATTCACTCCTCGAATATTCCCGAGACAAAATCGATAACACCCGTGTGTTAGCTTCGGTCATACCCGCATCCGAGCCGATTGTTATCGGATTTGAGCCGGAGTTGGAGACGCAGATCAAAAAACTCAAAAAGCTTCTTTATCAAGAACTCTATCAACACAAACACATTATGCGCAAAATGTTTGCCGGAAAACAGGCGATTATAGGATTATTTAATGCATTGATGGAAGAACCGAAGATGCTGCCACGCTATTACCTCGAACAGTGTGATCGGCGCAATCCGCACCGTGTTATCAGCGACTATATCGCCAGTATGTCCGATCGATACGCTATGGAACTGTATAACGAACTGTATGGGAGGGAGGGGTAA
- a CDS encoding flagellar hook-length control protein FliK gives MIIHSKGDKAQSSLIDLLGGNAKKTSTTKSNDLFSKLLNSFGMQVKDSEMNITASNDFKTVIDPKNLPTNPSVKKDDLKPSLIKELQSLLSGSDEKESLLVSKELIGTLSSDQVRTLIYRAKEYLKNEITTKVPEYQAETKSLPKTLLGLVQLAEKMGLEPQSISLSTLISDEQERSAFTPEILTKPLLETKMVAALPIAAPEETTFEAITQLLREIKGKEQKNTDRPLTEPLDDKETKKTSESQPLKALLQNIDKRETIAPTVAAEKTPVTATPAATVLVALATSPSANTPETEKAVQHTTINPKAESLLTLLQGSNESNDSKSEGSHTVKIEGDSSKAMHVPKADSIEVKSKEAQQSMRIFAGELKEAVQEYKPPFTRLTMKLNPEKLGEVEVTLVQRGNNVHVNIQSNNTSSIAFLAHNATELKAQLAQLGITNATMNFMSGGENQQQSNAQNQQHQQEQRQNAFQSYESFEELTLNEEQLSALEIIIPHYA, from the coding sequence ATGATCATTCACAGCAAAGGGGACAAAGCGCAAAGCTCGCTCATCGATTTGTTGGGGGGGAATGCCAAAAAAACCTCTACGACGAAATCGAATGACTTGTTTTCAAAGCTTTTAAACTCGTTTGGAATGCAAGTCAAAGATAGTGAGATGAACATCACTGCTTCCAATGATTTCAAAACGGTTATCGACCCTAAAAATCTACCAACCAATCCTTCCGTAAAAAAGGATGACCTAAAACCTTCTCTCATTAAAGAGCTTCAGTCTTTATTAAGCGGAAGTGATGAAAAAGAATCGCTACTCGTTTCCAAAGAGCTCATAGGGACTCTCTCTAGTGATCAGGTACGTACTCTCATTTATCGGGCAAAAGAGTATCTTAAAAATGAGATTACTACCAAAGTTCCTGAGTATCAAGCGGAGACAAAGAGCCTGCCAAAAACCTTGTTAGGGCTCGTTCAATTGGCTGAAAAGATGGGGTTGGAACCTCAGAGCATCTCTTTATCTACCCTTATTAGTGATGAACAAGAGCGCTCTGCTTTTACCCCTGAGATCCTAACAAAACCTCTTTTAGAGACAAAAATGGTTGCAGCTTTACCGATAGCGGCTCCGGAAGAAACCACGTTTGAAGCAATTACGCAGCTGTTGCGTGAGATAAAAGGCAAAGAGCAAAAAAATACCGATAGACCTCTCACAGAACCTTTAGACGATAAAGAGACAAAGAAAACATCCGAATCTCAGCCGTTAAAAGCACTTCTGCAAAATATCGACAAACGGGAAACCATTGCACCGACTGTTGCAGCGGAAAAGACTCCGGTAACAGCCACGCCGGCAGCAACAGTTTTAGTCGCTCTAGCTACTTCACCCTCAGCAAACACTCCTGAAACCGAAAAAGCGGTTCAACATACGACCATCAATCCAAAAGCAGAGAGTTTACTCACTCTTTTACAAGGGAGCAATGAGTCCAACGACTCCAAGAGTGAAGGTTCCCATACCGTAAAAATCGAGGGAGACTCATCCAAAGCGATGCATGTTCCCAAAGCCGATTCAATCGAAGTGAAATCAAAAGAAGCGCAGCAGAGTATGCGTATTTTTGCCGGTGAGCTTAAAGAGGCCGTCCAAGAGTATAAACCGCCTTTTACCCGGCTAACCATGAAACTCAATCCCGAAAAGCTGGGAGAGGTCGAAGTAACGCTCGTTCAACGGGGCAATAATGTTCATGTCAATATCCAATCCAACAATACCTCCAGCATCGCTTTTTTAGCGCACAATGCGACGGAGCTTAAAGCCCAATTGGCACAATTGGGAATCACTAACGCTACGATGAACTTTATGTCCGGCGGAGAGAATCAACAACAAAGCAATGCTCAAAATCAACAGCATCAACAAGAGCAGCGTCAAAATGCTTTCCAATCGTATGAGTCGTTCGAAGAACTCACCCTGAACGAAGAGCAATTATCAGCTCTTGAAATCATCATTCCGCATTACGCGTAA
- a CDS encoding MgtC/SapB family protein, with the protein MEPLFIQNSILSLVLGFVIGLQREMHTIYSNKTQDFGGARTFSMISLFGYLSAWFSTFFPYFFLIAAVLMGLLLIAAYIVNSVSIAEKGATTEFAALVTFVIGGMLNYSLPIFSVFITIIVLFVLNIKDTVREYEQTITKKDLSAAILFMIMTFVILPVLPDKTIDPMGLVNLYRIWIMVVLVAGISFFGYIAIRILGSTHGIGVAGLFGGLVSSTAVAMSMARRVHENGFLAKNLALGIALASSMMLIRAGIEMWVINPGITRLFIIPIVVGSLFGYGYIAMLYFTSKRENIPQNIEFKNPFDLKEALVMGLIFGATLALITLSNRYIGDMGVYAVALVSGIADVDAIILSLSSLAKNGLNPTTAQYAILIAIISNTFAKAALVLFFGKMPLFRFVLMYYLISIGAFTITALIML; encoded by the coding sequence ATGGAGCCGCTATTTATTCAAAACAGTATTCTCTCGCTTGTCTTGGGCTTTGTGATCGGCTTACAACGTGAAATGCACACCATCTATTCGAACAAAACCCAAGATTTCGGAGGAGCCAGAACCTTTTCGATGATCTCTCTTTTTGGGTATTTATCGGCGTGGTTTAGTACCTTTTTTCCCTACTTTTTTTTGATTGCCGCAGTGCTGATGGGATTATTGCTCATCGCTGCGTATATCGTCAATAGTGTCTCCATCGCCGAAAAAGGGGCGACAACCGAGTTCGCGGCCCTCGTCACATTTGTCATCGGTGGGATGTTAAACTACTCCCTCCCCATCTTTTCCGTCTTTATCACGATTATTGTCCTCTTTGTCCTCAACATTAAAGATACCGTCCGAGAGTATGAGCAAACCATCACCAAAAAAGACCTCAGTGCCGCTATTTTATTTATGATTATGACCTTTGTCATTCTCCCGGTTTTACCCGATAAAACCATCGATCCTATGGGACTGGTGAATCTCTACCGTATCTGGATTATGGTCGTTTTGGTGGCAGGAATCTCTTTTTTCGGCTACATTGCCATCCGTATTTTAGGCTCTACACACGGTATCGGTGTGGCTGGACTTTTTGGGGGATTGGTCTCATCAACCGCTGTGGCGATGAGTATGGCACGACGCGTCCATGAAAACGGTTTTTTAGCCAAAAATCTGGCACTAGGTATCGCTCTGGCTTCCTCCATGATGCTTATTCGCGCCGGCATAGAGATGTGGGTCATTAATCCCGGTATCACCCGTCTCTTTATCATCCCCATTGTGGTAGGTTCACTCTTTGGATACGGATATATCGCGATGCTCTATTTCACTTCGAAACGAGAGAATATCCCTCAAAACATCGAATTTAAAAACCCGTTTGATCTCAAAGAAGCACTGGTAATGGGACTGATTTTTGGTGCAACGCTCGCTTTGATCACACTCTCGAACCGCTACATCGGGGATATGGGGGTCTATGCGGTCGCTCTGGTCTCAGGAATCGCCGATGTCGACGCCATTATTCTCTCCCTCTCTTCATTGGCCAAAAACGGTCTCAACCCCACTACCGCTCAATACGCTATTCTCATCGCTATTATCAGCAATACGTTCGCCAAAGCGGCTCTTGTCCTCTTTTTTGGAAAAATGCCCCTCTTTCGATTCGTATTGATGTACTATCTCATATCGATCGGTGCATTTACGATAACAGCGCTGATAATGCTATAG
- a CDS encoding hemerythrin domain-containing protein yields the protein MIFEFMRDDHRACDHLYTEAENALADKKTDEAKTLFESFYQATNHHFDMEERELFLTFEQRTGMMGGPTQMMRYEHQQLRSLLESMRLALGENRNDDFFGIGESMMIMLQQHNMKEEQMLYPMIDRALGDDAESMIQTLKDMA from the coding sequence ATGATTTTCGAGTTTATGCGTGACGATCACAGAGCATGCGATCATCTTTACACCGAAGCGGAAAATGCACTTGCAGACAAAAAAACTGACGAAGCCAAAACATTGTTCGAATCGTTTTACCAAGCGACCAATCACCATTTCGATATGGAAGAACGTGAACTCTTTCTCACCTTTGAACAACGGACAGGGATGATGGGGGGACCGACGCAAATGATGCGATATGAACATCAGCAGTTACGCAGTCTCCTCGAATCGATGCGTCTTGCTCTGGGTGAAAACCGCAATGATGATTTTTTCGGAATCGGAGAGTCGATGATGATTATGCTCCAGCAGCACAACATGAAAGAGGAACAAATGCTCTATCCGATGATCGACCGCGCTTTAGGCGACGATGCAGAGTCAATGATTCAAACACTTAAGGATATGGCGTAA
- a CDS encoding flagellar hook-basal body complex protein: MTQGYYAGIMGIQTHQYGLDVVADNLANSGTTAYKSTTTEFADLFSKVINSHSSTPTSDDIGYGVKLQATSFQFAQGALMPSDRYTDLALEGNGWFGVMTTNDKYYYSRDGSFSFDTYQKNEGDVNSSAARLVTADGMFVRGTMLSNFAYNSAFDYGDTASNATPGAYVISNPTSEAELSTAGEQGILEFPTRIAYPVVPTTETSFFGNLGVENTSRTISADVVSAANEVNRLKLSFSMSATQPSEGVAWDVVATVTSNDGSITYDTKNGQAIFGQSGALSSFDITSMNNDGTEVSVDLGTGYSGVISIDGVGTSGSSRSDGVSGGTLTKYGINLNGVIVADFSNGRQSAIGRVAVFHFQNDQGLNREGGTYFQESSDSGEPIFWTDENGNAINGALVRSGNLEASNVRVDVGLTDMIIMQRAYQANSKTITTVDEMIQKALSMHR, from the coding sequence ATGACACAGGGATACTACGCAGGAATCATGGGGATACAAACCCATCAATATGGATTGGATGTCGTTGCGGACAATTTGGCCAATTCCGGTACTACTGCCTATAAAAGTACAACAACCGAATTTGCCGATCTATTTAGTAAAGTCATTAATTCTCACTCTTCAACACCTACAAGCGATGACATCGGTTATGGCGTTAAACTTCAGGCTACCAGCTTTCAGTTCGCACAGGGTGCGCTTATGCCTTCCGATCGTTATACTGATTTGGCACTTGAAGGGAATGGATGGTTTGGGGTTATGACCACCAATGACAAATATTACTATTCCCGCGATGGAAGTTTCTCTTTTGATACCTATCAGAAAAATGAAGGGGATGTAAACTCTTCCGCTGCACGTTTAGTTACCGCCGATGGTATGTTTGTTCGAGGGACAATGCTGAGCAATTTTGCCTACAACAGCGCATTTGATTATGGCGATACCGCCTCTAATGCAACTCCGGGAGCGTATGTTATCAGTAATCCTACCAGCGAAGCTGAATTGAGTACAGCCGGTGAACAAGGGATTCTAGAGTTTCCAACTCGTATAGCCTATCCGGTTGTTCCTACGACAGAAACAAGTTTTTTCGGGAATCTCGGTGTCGAAAATACCTCTCGCACCATCAGTGCCGATGTTGTCAGTGCCGCGAATGAGGTTAACCGTCTCAAACTCTCCTTTAGTATGAGTGCTACACAGCCCTCAGAAGGGGTTGCATGGGATGTTGTTGCCACCGTTACCTCAAATGATGGAAGTATTACTTACGATACCAAAAACGGGCAAGCGATTTTTGGTCAATCCGGAGCACTTTCGAGCTTTGACATCACATCGATGAACAACGACGGAACAGAGGTTTCCGTTGATTTGGGAACCGGTTACAGCGGTGTCATTTCGATTGACGGTGTTGGAACCAGCGGATCATCACGTTCCGACGGTGTTTCGGGGGGAACCCTTACCAAATACGGTATTAATCTTAACGGCGTTATCGTCGCTGATTTCTCGAACGGCCGTCAAAGCGCCATCGGAAGAGTTGCGGTCTTTCATTTTCAAAATGATCAAGGATTGAATCGTGAAGGGGGTACCTACTTTCAAGAGAGTTCCGATAGCGGGGAACCTATCTTTTGGACCGATGAAAACGGTAATGCCATCAATGGTGCACTGGTACGAAGCGGAAATCTTGAAGCCTCTAACGTCCGTGTCGATGTGGGTCTAACCGATATGATTATCATGCAGCGTGCCTATCAGGCCAACTCAAAAACCATTACGACCGTAGATGAGATGATCCAAAAAGCCCTCTCAATGCACCGTTAA
- a CDS encoding NAD(P)/FAD-dependent oxidoreductase, whose translation MNKIAIIGGGASGLMAALFAARTGADVTIYEHNASVGKKILASGNGRCNIINTTATHDDYAGNDPHFVTYALKQLSFGYFEKFCNSIGLILDIKEDGRCYPLSNEAKSVLIALKSAVSEAGVNIITDSHVSSVTKKENRFIIETPSGKNHFDKVLIATGSEAAPQLGATNDGYTFARSFGHEIIPTYPSLVQLHLNSKNHPKMAGVKTLAEVTLLIDGKSNTKVTGDILFAAYGISGLAILDISQRASYALLNKQRVSISLNLLPRYDRVALVSVIEKLFASVPKHTVHTALCGVIPAKIATYLLEDAAIALSASVSTLTPKEIKKLAQLIGEWKFDVTDTHGFKHAEVSGGGVSTAQINNKTMESKLIEGLYFSGEVLDIVGKRGGYNFNFAWASGMIAGKEMAKK comes from the coding sequence TTGAATAAAATAGCAATTATCGGTGGCGGTGCAAGCGGACTTATGGCGGCACTCTTTGCAGCGCGTACAGGTGCGGATGTCACGATTTACGAACATAACGCCTCCGTCGGTAAAAAGATATTAGCCTCCGGTAACGGACGGTGCAATATCATCAATACGACTGCAACTCACGATGACTACGCAGGAAATGACCCCCATTTTGTCACTTATGCACTCAAACAACTCTCATTCGGCTATTTTGAAAAGTTCTGTAACTCTATCGGGTTGATTCTCGACATCAAAGAAGATGGCAGATGCTATCCTCTCTCCAATGAGGCGAAATCGGTATTGATTGCCCTCAAAAGTGCCGTAAGCGAAGCGGGGGTCAACATCATCACCGATTCACACGTAAGTAGTGTCACAAAAAAAGAGAACCGTTTTATCATCGAAACCCCTTCGGGTAAAAATCACTTTGACAAAGTATTGATTGCAACCGGAAGCGAAGCCGCGCCCCAACTCGGTGCGACAAACGACGGTTATACTTTCGCCCGCTCCTTTGGACATGAGATCATCCCGACCTATCCCAGCCTCGTGCAGCTGCATCTAAACTCCAAAAATCACCCCAAGATGGCAGGAGTCAAAACACTCGCCGAAGTGACTTTGCTTATTGATGGAAAAAGTAACACAAAAGTAACAGGGGATATCCTCTTTGCGGCGTACGGTATCTCAGGACTAGCGATCCTCGATATTAGTCAAAGAGCCTCATACGCTCTTCTCAATAAACAACGCGTTAGTATCTCCCTCAATCTCCTCCCTCGTTATGATAGAGTAGCGCTTGTGAGTGTCATCGAAAAACTATTCGCTTCTGTCCCTAAACACACCGTGCATACCGCTCTGTGCGGAGTGATCCCTGCGAAAATAGCAACCTACCTCCTCGAAGACGCCGCTATAGCGCTCTCTGCGAGCGTATCCACCCTAACCCCCAAAGAGATCAAAAAACTCGCTCAACTGATCGGTGAATGGAAATTTGACGTTACCGATACCCACGGATTCAAACACGCCGAAGTAAGCGGCGGCGGCGTCAGTACGGCACAGATTAATAACAAAACGATGGAATCAAAATTGATAGAAGGACTTTATTTTTCGGGTGAAGTTCTGGATATTGTAGGGAAGCGTGGGGGATATAATTTTAACTTTGCATGGGCCAGCGGTATGATCGCCGGCAAGGAGATGGCTAAAAAGTAA
- a CDS encoding DUF2249 domain-containing protein, translating to MILLDTREFDHPIPLEMAVDRFKKLKGEEVIHMIHRREPIPLFEIITKNGGRYLSVMERDDLWHIYITRSPTLALEHTDV from the coding sequence ATGATCCTCCTCGACACCCGAGAATTCGACCATCCGATCCCATTGGAAATGGCGGTAGATCGTTTTAAAAAACTGAAGGGTGAAGAGGTGATTCATATGATCCACCGACGTGAACCGATCCCGCTTTTTGAGATCATTACCAAAAACGGCGGTCGATATCTCAGTGTCATGGAGAGAGATGATCTTTGGCATATTTACATTACCCGCAGTCCCACACTCGCACTGGAGCACACCGATGTATAA